One Tolypothrix bouteillei VB521301 DNA window includes the following coding sequences:
- a CDS encoding PAS domain-containing protein translates to MYTEGSATHHREALLSSRSAKALAKLEQQTHQAFTELCQRSHTSSLQTALAATGLGLWDWNLVTDKTYYDPQWKHILGYEVEEIENHHNSFEKLVHPEDFPKVMEVLEDYLEGRIPVYEVEFRMLAKSGEWKWIFDRGRVFQWDRSGQPVQMVGTHQDITGQKLQEQALHQMRKRECLLNTIRKFIYSRSQLQPILETIANVVRQFLQTNRTVIYRFSKDENRVMAVESVNEQNQYIYLDKRQTKTSLVFPISLKLDDYQNTISPIPNSHLQVVNQENELLRWCCQNNLWGLLVIYDSSSNRHWQEWEIETLRQVSFEIAIAIQQRQLIEQVHQEIASRAIVEAQEQKTTQQLKDTQEDLKNFREKLLQNGKMANFGKLVVDVAGDIYHPIHLITAYLDPVSQYAEELIRLLEFCQQNYPKSKTEFTSEIQKLDLNFAKHDILKLLWSMRSSSERIKEIASALWSFSRLEDEKMVKADIHTGLDCVLRVLQHRLKEQPGRPRIQIIKEFGELPLVKCYASELNQVFMNILNNAIDALEERIQQDNSFIPKIWIRTEAINNPFSLVGNYSSQPSKQRKIVIRISDNGKGILPHLKKHIFEPFFTTKSKGKVGGMGLSISKQIIVEKHKGKLKFNSQLGQGTEFAIELSYKTMTYADLIQGASF, encoded by the coding sequence ATGTATACAGAAGGATCGGCTACTCATCATAGGGAAGCTCTACTTTCATCACGAAGCGCCAAAGCGTTAGCAAAGCTAGAGCAGCAGACACACCAAGCTTTCACAGAACTTTGCCAACGCTCACACACTAGTAGTTTGCAAACAGCATTAGCAGCAACTGGCTTGGGTCTGTGGGATTGGAATTTAGTGACTGACAAAACCTACTACGACCCTCAGTGGAAGCATATCTTGGGATATGAAGTAGAAGAAATAGAGAATCACCATAACTCCTTTGAGAAACTCGTACACCCAGAGGACTTTCCCAAAGTGATGGAGGTGTTAGAGGATTATTTAGAAGGTCGCATACCAGTCTACGAAGTCGAATTTAGAATGTTAGCTAAATCCGGAGAGTGGAAGTGGATTTTTGACCGAGGGAGAGTGTTTCAGTGGGATCGGTCCGGTCAGCCAGTGCAAATGGTAGGAACACACCAAGACATCACCGGACAAAAACTTCAAGAACAAGCATTGCACCAGATGAGAAAGCGGGAATGTTTGCTAAATACCATCCGCAAATTCATTTATTCTCGTTCTCAGCTACAGCCAATACTTGAAACAATAGCAAATGTTGTACGACAGTTTTTACAAACAAACCGCACAGTCATTTATCGTTTTTCTAAGGATGAAAATCGAGTGATGGCTGTTGAGTCGGTCAACGAGCAAAATCAATATATTTACTTAGATAAACGTCAAACTAAAACCAGTTTGGTTTTTCCCATCTCTCTGAAATTAGACGACTATCAAAATACAATATCTCCAATTCCAAATTCCCACCTGCAAGTTGTCAACCAGGAAAACGAACTTCTTCGCTGGTGTTGTCAAAACAACTTATGGGGCTTGTTGGTAATTTACGATAGTTCCAGTAACCGTCATTGGCAAGAATGGGAGATAGAAACTTTAAGACAAGTCAGTTTTGAAATTGCGATCGCAATTCAGCAACGCCAGTTAATTGAACAAGTTCACCAAGAAATTGCCTCAAGAGCAATTGTCGAAGCTCAAGAACAAAAAACTACACAGCAACTCAAAGACACTCAGGAAGATTTAAAGAATTTCCGAGAGAAGTTATTGCAAAATGGTAAAATGGCTAATTTTGGTAAACTTGTAGTAGATGTAGCGGGTGATATTTACCATCCCATTCATTTGATAACTGCTTACCTAGATCCTGTTAGTCAGTATGCAGAAGAATTAATTCGATTGCTAGAATTTTGCCAGCAAAATTATCCTAAATCCAAAACAGAATTTACATCAGAAATTCAAAAATTGGACTTAAATTTTGCGAAACACGATATTTTGAAATTGCTGTGGTCAATGCGATCGAGTTCCGAACGCATTAAAGAAATTGCCTCTGCCTTATGGAGTTTTTCAAGGTTAGAAGACGAGAAAATGGTGAAGGCTGACATACATACAGGGTTGGATTGCGTTTTGAGAGTTTTACAACACCGTTTAAAAGAACAACCTGGTAGACCTCGAATACAAATTATTAAAGAATTTGGGGAGTTACCACTCGTTAAGTGTTATGCAAGCGAGTTAAATCAAGTATTTATGAATATATTAAATAATGCTATCGATGCATTAGAAGAAAGGATACAGCAGGATAATTCCTTTATTCCAAAGATATGGATTCGTACAGAAGCTATCAACAATCCTTTCTCATTAGTTGGGAATTATAGCAGTCAACCATCAAAGCAACGTAAAATTGTTATTCGTATCTCGGATAATGGCAAAGGAATTCTTCCTCACTTGAAGAAACACATTTTTGAACCCTTTTTTACCACCAAATCAAAAGGCAAAGTAGGAGGAATGGGACTATCAATCAGCAAACAAATTATCGTGGAAAAACATAAAGGGAAATTGAAGTTTAACTCTCAATTAGGTCAAGGAACGGAGTTTGCAATTGAACTAAGCTATAAAACTATGACTTATGCCGATCTTATACAAGGTGCGAGTTTTTAG
- a CDS encoding cytochrome b/b6 domain-containing protein, with product MTPTISFKPRKLPTQALGAKIFHWVNIISLFIMLTSGLQIYNANPVFGGRGGWHIPPLFTMGGWLAGGRHWHFAAMWLFSLNLLWYGIYILVTRRWRYRFVGTNDLKALQKSKNSQRLIYAFHRIVYTSIIPILLLALFTGIGMYKPAQFYWIVDIFGSWQALRIVHFSSVPIVVLFSVIHWFLGRKAGGTELTDSMFW from the coding sequence ATGACTCCAACCATTTCCTTTAAACCTCGAAAGCTACCAACTCAAGCGCTAGGAGCAAAGATTTTTCATTGGGTTAATATCATCAGCTTATTTATCATGCTTACCAGTGGTTTGCAAATTTATAATGCCAATCCTGTATTTGGCGGGCGGGGTGGTTGGCATATTCCGCCTTTATTTACAATGGGAGGTTGGCTAGCAGGCGGTAGACATTGGCATTTTGCTGCTATGTGGTTATTTTCGTTGAACTTGCTGTGGTATGGAATTTATATTTTAGTTACACGACGCTGGCGTTATCGATTTGTAGGAACCAATGACTTGAAAGCACTACAAAAAAGTAAAAATTCTCAACGTTTAATCTATGCTTTTCATCGTATTGTTTATACATCTATAATTCCTATCTTACTTCTAGCTTTATTTACAGGAATAGGAATGTATAAGCCCGCGCAATTCTACTGGATTGTAGATATATTTGGGAGTTGGCAAGCACTAAGAATAGTGCATTTTTCCTCTGTGCCAATTGTTGTTTTGTTTTCAGTGATTCACTGGTTTTTGGGACGTAAAGCTGGGGGTACAGAGTTAACCGACTCTATGTTTTGGTAA
- a CDS encoding molybdopterin-dependent oxidoreductase, with amino-acid sequence MNIIRVNRRQFLNISGISSLGFLLSGCGTPLFEDIVGKISEPLNQKVEALLLNPQKPVPEFSANEIEPEALLVNSFRDNPIIDMTKYRLIVDGEVKHPLNLSMTDIQALPLTSMIIRHVCVEGWAAIVQWAGVRLQEIIALAQPQPNVKYVYFKSADGYYSSWDIASASHPQTLLAYQKNGETLPVENGAPLRLASPVKLGYKQSKWVTQITLVSQLSLFKGYWEDQGYEWFAGL; translated from the coding sequence ATGAATATAATTCGTGTAAATCGCCGTCAATTCCTCAATATTTCAGGGATTTCTAGTCTTGGTTTTTTGCTAAGTGGATGCGGTACACCTTTATTTGAGGATATTGTAGGAAAAATCTCCGAACCCCTAAATCAAAAAGTGGAAGCCTTGTTATTGAATCCACAAAAGCCCGTTCCTGAATTTTCTGCTAACGAGATTGAACCAGAAGCATTATTAGTCAATAGCTTTAGAGATAATCCAATTATTGACATGACGAAATATCGTTTAATTGTTGACGGTGAAGTGAAGCATCCTCTCAATCTTAGCATGACAGACATTCAAGCTTTGCCTTTAACATCCATGATTATTCGTCATGTTTGTGTTGAAGGATGGGCTGCGATCGTGCAATGGGCGGGTGTGCGTTTGCAAGAAATTATTGCTCTTGCTCAACCTCAGCCAAATGTTAAATATGTTTACTTTAAATCCGCTGATGGCTACTACTCAAGTTGGGATATTGCTTCAGCCTCACATCCCCAAACTTTGTTAGCCTATCAAAAAAATGGTGAAACATTACCAGTAGAGAATGGCGCACCTTTGCGTTTGGCTTCTCCTGTAAAACTTGGATACAAACAAAGTAAGTGGGTGACTCAAATTACGCTAGTAAGTCAATTATCGCTTTTTAAGGGGTATTGGGAAGACCAAGGTTATGAATGGTTTGCAGGATTGTAG
- a CDS encoding bifunctional orotidine-5'-phosphate decarboxylase/orotate phosphoribosyltransferase: MNFFDKLNGAIAQNQSLLFVGLDPNPEMMPLGYESQNIIPRLWDWLQFIISKTADKVCAYKPTLGFYEALGIPGLELLHQTLAIIPSHIPIILDAKHSDLNTSTIFARTVFTEWNVDAVTLSSYAGQDHIAPFLVYPDKAAFILCCTSNPAAMKLQHYPTDESPFYLQIVKESRTWGTPEQLGLEVGTTKPEVIARIRATAPERIIMTRSIWAEGNNINQILAAGLNKNGDGLLIPIPQDMLSQEDLSEQVQSLQEEIERAKTQINLDASSCSVWLPDLSLVNQHPLQDLILQLYDIGCVMFGNYVQASGAVFPYYIDLRKIISNPQLFNQVLKAYEDILRTLTFDRVAGIPYGSLPTATGLALRLHCPMIFPRKEVKAHGTRRVIEGEFYPGETVVVVDDILISGKSAMEGAEKLKSAGLNIKDIVVFINHEQGVMDRLQENGYRGYAVLTISEITETLYKAGRIDREQFLALRTEE, encoded by the coding sequence ATGAACTTTTTTGACAAATTAAATGGAGCGATCGCACAAAATCAAAGTTTGCTTTTTGTCGGACTTGACCCCAACCCGGAAATGATGCCTCTTGGATACGAATCCCAAAATATAATACCTCGGTTGTGGGATTGGTTGCAATTTATTATTTCCAAAACAGCCGATAAAGTTTGTGCGTATAAACCCACCCTAGGTTTTTATGAAGCTTTGGGTATTCCAGGCTTAGAACTGCTGCATCAAACCCTAGCAATTATTCCTTCCCATATTCCAATTATTTTAGATGCCAAACACAGTGACTTAAACACAAGTACTATCTTTGCTCGTACTGTGTTTACAGAGTGGAATGTGGATGCTGTAACTTTGAGTTCTTATGCAGGACAAGACCATATTGCACCGTTTTTAGTTTATCCAGATAAAGCCGCTTTTATTTTATGCTGTACTTCCAATCCTGCGGCTATGAAGTTACAGCACTATCCTACAGATGAATCACCTTTTTATTTACAAATAGTTAAAGAATCTAGAACTTGGGGAACTCCAGAACAATTAGGTTTGGAAGTAGGAACAACAAAGCCTGAAGTCATAGCACGAATTCGTGCAACTGCTCCCGAACGGATTATTATGACTCGCAGTATCTGGGCAGAAGGGAACAATATTAATCAAATTTTAGCAGCTGGTTTAAATAAAAATGGTGATGGTTTGTTAATTCCCATACCGCAAGATATGCTATCACAGGAAGATTTATCCGAACAAGTCCAGTCTTTACAAGAAGAGATCGAGCGAGCAAAAACCCAAATTAATCTTGATGCTTCGAGTTGTTCTGTTTGGTTACCCGATCTTTCTTTGGTCAATCAACATCCCCTACAAGATTTGATTTTGCAGCTTTACGATATTGGCTGTGTCATGTTTGGCAACTACGTGCAAGCCTCAGGTGCTGTATTTCCTTACTACATAGATTTACGCAAAATTATTTCCAATCCGCAACTTTTTAATCAAGTTCTTAAGGCATATGAGGATATTTTAAGAACACTAACATTTGATAGAGTCGCAGGTATTCCCTATGGGTCTTTACCTACAGCAACCGGTTTAGCCCTGCGTCTCCATTGTCCCATGATTTTCCCCCGTAAAGAAGTAAAAGCTCACGGTACCCGACGGGTGATTGAGGGAGAGTTTTATCCAGGAGAAACAGTTGTGGTAGTTGATGATATTCTTATTAGTGGCAAAAGCGCAATGGAAGGAGCAGAAAAATTAAAATCTGCAGGATTAAATATTAAGGATATTGTGGTCTTTATCAACCACGAACAAGGAGTTATGGACAGGCTGCAAGAAAACGGTTATCGCGGGTATGCAGTTTTAACAATATCAGAAATTACAGAAACGCTCTACAAAGCCGGACGTATCGATCGAGAGCAATTTTTAGCTTTAAGGACAGAAGAGTAG